A single genomic interval of bacterium harbors:
- a CDS encoding TlyA family RNA methyltransferase: MEKKKVRADLLVQQKYPHLTRCQIQQQIAAATVFINNQVVKKPGHLYDTESEVLLTVEHPKYVSRAGFKLEAALNAWSIDVSGLVCLDAGISTGGFTDCLLQKGACKVYGIDVGHGQTHEKIAQDARVYLFEKINLRYGVVLPEPVDLITLDLSFISVLKVIPAVLPLLKPASLLIVLIKPQFELDVDCLDRAGVVRSENDRQKAVQKVIAGCAEHGFILKQLIPSPMLGGDGNQEFLGLFSIGKTTSP, encoded by the coding sequence ATGGAAAAGAAAAAAGTTCGTGCTGATCTACTTGTTCAACAAAAATACCCGCACCTGACGCGCTGCCAGATTCAGCAGCAGATTGCGGCAGCGACAGTGTTTATTAACAATCAGGTGGTAAAAAAACCTGGTCATCTCTATGACACTGAAAGTGAGGTTCTGCTCACGGTTGAACATCCAAAATACGTCAGCAGGGCAGGGTTCAAGCTGGAGGCGGCGCTCAACGCTTGGTCGATCGATGTTTCTGGGCTCGTCTGTCTGGACGCCGGCATTTCGACCGGTGGTTTTACTGACTGTCTGTTGCAAAAAGGGGCATGCAAAGTGTACGGGATTGATGTGGGTCATGGCCAAACGCATGAAAAGATTGCACAAGATGCGCGCGTATATCTTTTTGAAAAAATAAATCTCAGGTATGGTGTTGTGTTGCCTGAACCTGTTGACCTGATCACGCTTGATCTTTCATTTATTTCTGTCTTAAAAGTGATACCTGCAGTCCTGCCATTGCTCAAACCGGCAAGTCTGCTCATTGTTTTAATAAAACCACAATTTGAACTTGATGTTGATTGCCTTGATCGTGCAGGAGTTGTCAGGAGTGAAAATGATCGGCAAAAGGCGGTACAAAAAGTTATAGCTGGATGTGCAGAGCATGGATTTATTCTCAAACAGTTAATTCCATCTCCGATGCTTGGTGGTGATGGCAATCAGGAATTTTTAGGATTATTCAGTATCGGTAAGACCACCAGCCCATAG
- a CDS encoding IS1595 family transposase, whose translation MYKYSKISRYKIKKILKLFSQDLPATKTAKILGLNRKTVDRYYGIFRQQILNYSKKENEQLAGEIEVDESYFGPQRVRGKRGRGAKGKIPVFGILKREGKVHVSIVNDCSRDALMPIIKGQILEGSTIYTDGWRAYDGLILNGYEHYRIFHSHNEFARGKNHVNGIESFWSFTKRRLAKFNGIPDAKFILHLKESEFRFNFRNDSLFDILLDVVFSKL comes from the coding sequence ATGTACAAATACAGTAAAATATCAAGATACAAGATTAAAAAAATTTTAAAGCTTTTTTCCCAAGATTTGCCTGCAACAAAAACTGCCAAAATTCTTGGCCTCAATCGCAAAACTGTAGATCGATACTATGGAATATTTCGGCAACAGATTTTGAACTATTCAAAAAAAGAAAATGAACAGTTGGCAGGTGAGATTGAAGTTGATGAGAGCTATTTTGGTCCACAACGAGTACGAGGCAAGCGTGGACGTGGAGCAAAAGGCAAGATCCCCGTTTTTGGAATCTTAAAACGGGAAGGCAAAGTGCACGTTTCTATTGTAAATGACTGCTCCAGGGACGCACTGATGCCTATTATCAAAGGTCAAATATTGGAAGGTTCAACTATTTATACTGATGGTTGGCGTGCTTATGATGGCCTCATTTTGAATGGCTATGAGCATTACAGAATCTTTCACAGTCATAATGAGTTTGCTCGTGGCAAAAATCATGTTAATGGAATAGAATCTTTCTGGTCTTTCACCAAACGAAGACTTGCTAAATTTAATGGAATTCCTGACGCAAAGTTCATTTTACATCTCAAAGAATCAGAGTTCAGATTCAACTTTCGTAATGATTCTCTTTTTGATATACTTTTAGATGTTGTTTTTTCTAAATTATAA
- the tnpA gene encoding IS200/IS605 family transposase, whose product MYHIVWIPKYRKKVLEGSVKIELERLLREIVVINGWAIQELNIQIDHVHLVIQLPPSVSVSKVVQLLKGTTSRMLRQQLPEIKKYLWGNDFWSDGSFCETVGQCIEEAIRKYVCEQ is encoded by the coding sequence ATGTATCATATAGTTTGGATACCAAAGTACAGAAAAAAGGTATTGGAAGGAAGTGTCAAAATTGAATTAGAGAGACTATTGAGAGAAATAGTTGTGATAAATGGGTGGGCAATACAAGAATTAAATATACAGATTGACCATGTACATTTAGTAATTCAATTACCACCGAGTGTGAGTGTGAGTAAAGTAGTACAGCTACTGAAAGGTACGACAAGTCGGATGCTACGTCAGCAGTTGCCTGAAATAAAAAAATATCTTTGGGGAAATGATTTTTGGTCTGATGGATCCTTCTGTGAAACTGTTGGACAATGTATTGAAGAAGCCATACGAAAGTATGTCTGTGAACAGTAA
- a CDS encoding N-acetylmuramoyl-L-alanine amidase, giving the protein MNKNNSIFKLIAVLFLLFLIQVQSSATVLKSIHFHQGLPISSVNLELGSLVVLFSNQVFPVLLEKKESASGTVEHRYLLPQLSVVDESVKKMLGKTQQGIDNAYLFRFDKVEKPLQGVQLTVSYNPELVTFGYETVVSSAVLPGYVFRFTNARLQKEIAQQVHKEPVIKTSFLKKKPCVVIDPGHGGSDSGALSVHGVEEKKIVLQISKKVSNILASRGYDTVLTRSLDNTVPLIDRTALANTVGADLFVSIHANAAHNPQAEGIETFFYPYAEAKSMTGDRGALLNSYLSKKMEHSRGLASFIQLNLCSAINTFQDMRHTVVDRGVKTAPFQVLIGAAQPAVLVEVGFLSNHRESLLLSSLVFCNMVAKGIADGVFAYFNHGLQSV; this is encoded by the coding sequence ATGAATAAAAATAATTCTATATTTAAATTAATTGCAGTGCTATTTCTACTGTTTCTTATTCAGGTTCAGAGTTCTGCGACTGTTTTAAAATCGATACATTTTCATCAAGGATTACCAATCAGCTCAGTGAACCTTGAGCTTGGTAGTCTTGTGGTGCTTTTTTCAAACCAAGTGTTTCCGGTGTTGCTTGAAAAAAAGGAGAGTGCATCTGGAACGGTAGAGCATCGTTATCTTTTGCCACAGTTATCTGTGGTTGATGAATCAGTTAAAAAAATGCTTGGAAAAACACAGCAGGGCATAGACAATGCGTATCTGTTTCGTTTTGACAAGGTTGAAAAACCGTTGCAGGGAGTGCAGTTAACAGTGTCATATAATCCTGAACTGGTTACGTTTGGTTATGAAACCGTTGTTTCTTCGGCGGTATTGCCTGGTTATGTATTTCGTTTTACGAATGCAAGGCTTCAAAAAGAGATTGCACAGCAGGTTCACAAAGAACCGGTTATTAAAACAAGTTTTCTAAAAAAAAAACCTTGTGTTGTCATTGACCCAGGCCATGGTGGGAGTGACAGTGGAGCATTAAGTGTACATGGTGTTGAAGAAAAAAAGATTGTTTTGCAGATTAGTAAAAAAGTCAGCAATATCCTTGCTTCGCGGGGATATGATACAGTATTAACACGTTCTTTAGATAATACAGTGCCATTGATTGATCGTACGGCCTTGGCAAACACTGTTGGTGCAGATTTATTTGTTTCGATTCATGCAAATGCTGCCCATAATCCGCAGGCCGAAGGTATTGAAACGTTCTTTTATCCCTATGCAGAAGCAAAATCTATGACTGGTGACAGAGGGGCACTGCTCAATTCCTATTTATCTAAAAAGATGGAGCATTCACGAGGTCTTGCATCGTTTATACAGCTAAACCTTTGTTCTGCGATTAATACCTTTCAGGATATGCGTCATACTGTGGTTGATAGGGGAGTCAAAACTGCACCCTTTCAGGTACTTATTGGAGCGGCGCAGCCTGCTGTGCTTGTTGAAGTGGGATTTCTTTCAAATCATCGTGAAAGTTTATTGCTTTCATCACTGGTCTTTTGTAACATGGTTGCAAAAGGTATTGCAGATGGTGTCTTTGCGTATTTCAATCATGGTTTACAATCTGTTTGA
- the dnaA gene encoding chromosomal replication initiator protein DnaA translates to MLNVEYIWQQFLLLASQEVGSRVVETWIKALTLSVWDVASKTAYLQAPNAFVRDWVQNKYMSLIELHLARMLHVPTVKLVISLPHEQIAKGVSDQPPKAIIPAVKLDTAPVQRIEKKRTLSVLKSEYIFDNFVVGANNSLSYAAAYAVAQNVDRVYNPLFIYGSSGVGKTHLLHAIGNEVRKNRSNQSVLYQSADRFVSEFIHAIRFENIDKFQHKYQSVDVLLIDDIQCIANKEQTQEAFFNIFNVLYDAQKQIVFSSDTYPQNLHGVTERLRSRMAWGLVTDMYIPNLETKVAILKSKADNHHKIVLTDEVAEFIASCVVSNVRELEGALIRVIACAHFVQKPVTLELAQSVLSSQAFQSKNKEVISFDTILNAMKATYGYDRALLCSKGRNKELSHARHIAMYLMKKMTNKSLRDIGSFLGDRDHATIKYGIEKITDAIASDPALKKDVSSIEQLLQ, encoded by the coding sequence ATGTTGAATGTGGAATATATTTGGCAGCAGTTTTTGTTGCTTGCGTCACAAGAAGTTGGTAGCCGTGTGGTAGAAACATGGATTAAGGCTTTGACATTATCTGTATGGGATGTTGCAAGTAAAACAGCGTATCTGCAAGCGCCAAATGCGTTTGTCAGAGATTGGGTTCAAAATAAATATATGAGCTTAATTGAACTGCATTTAGCACGTATGTTACATGTTCCGACGGTTAAACTTGTCATATCCCTTCCGCATGAACAGATTGCAAAAGGTGTATCTGATCAACCACCAAAGGCGATAATTCCTGCAGTTAAACTTGATACAGCACCGGTGCAGCGTATTGAAAAAAAGCGTACATTATCAGTGTTAAAATCTGAATATATTTTTGATAATTTTGTTGTGGGTGCTAATAACTCATTATCGTATGCGGCAGCATATGCAGTGGCTCAGAATGTGGATCGAGTGTATAACCCACTCTTTATTTATGGAAGTTCAGGGGTAGGCAAAACACATCTGTTGCATGCGATTGGTAATGAAGTAAGAAAAAATAGGTCAAATCAATCGGTACTTTATCAGTCGGCAGACCGGTTCGTGTCAGAGTTTATACATGCTATCCGTTTTGAAAACATAGATAAATTTCAACATAAGTATCAGTCGGTTGATGTTTTATTAATTGACGATATTCAATGTATTGCAAACAAAGAGCAGACGCAGGAGGCATTTTTTAATATATTTAATGTTTTATATGATGCTCAAAAGCAGATAGTTTTTTCGAGCGATACGTATCCACAAAATCTACATGGTGTTACGGAGCGGCTGCGTTCGCGGATGGCATGGGGCCTGGTGACCGATATGTATATACCTAATCTGGAAACAAAGGTGGCGATACTGAAAAGTAAAGCAGACAATCATCATAAGATTGTTTTAACGGATGAGGTGGCAGAGTTTATCGCATCATGCGTAGTCTCCAATGTGCGTGAACTTGAAGGTGCATTGATACGGGTTATTGCGTGTGCACATTTTGTACAAAAACCGGTTACGCTTGAGCTGGCTCAATCTGTTTTGTCGTCTCAGGCATTTCAAAGTAAAAATAAGGAAGTGATATCTTTTGATACTATTTTAAATGCAATGAAAGCGACGTATGGGTATGACCGTGCATTATTGTGCTCAAAGGGGAGAAACAAAGAGCTTTCACACGCACGTCATATTGCCATGTATCTCATGAAAAAGATGACAAATAAGTCTTTGCGAGATATTGGGTCTTTTTTAGGTGATCGTGATCATGCAACGATAAAATATGGAATTGAAAAAATTACTGATGCAATTGCCTCTGATCCTGCTTTGAAAAAAGATGTTTCTTCTATAGAACAGCTTTTACAATAG
- a CDS encoding ABC transporter permease → MKIARFFAQRYLTRTHRHSRISLLILICWFSISLSICIVTLICGIMEGFHHETVNSMQSIYPDLTMSAQQDLIDSKAIDSFLNKNYQNSCVWTQKTVKSGLYVPGGHSFLAPLIITLIAIVPEKEALVTTIGTKLIDTNLDQATSDGKLIIGQTTAQQYNLKEHDPITVHIIDNLTVHQHYNYHTYHTTVGGIFKTGIEQLDLHTFFCSYETINTVFSETVEASQIDLKIQNKTMVDTIQKQLIQATGLSINRWEEQFPALIEALKLEKKVGFCIAFLIMLMAIISIITLLFSFIQVKSKDIALLKSVGTSISSIRLIFVLIGTIITASAGFIGISVGIGIGTCIDRWKLITLPDAYYTSHLIFIVPTSTLLIFYIITVLTSIVLSWYITHIISADEIGTSLRFE, encoded by the coding sequence ATGAAAATAGCACGTTTTTTTGCTCAACGATATCTTACACGAACACATCGACACTCACGCATATCACTTTTAATACTCATCTGTTGGTTTTCAATAAGCCTAAGCATATGCATCGTAACGTTAATATGCGGAATCATGGAAGGTTTTCATCACGAAACGGTCAACTCAATGCAGTCAATCTATCCTGATTTAACTATGAGCGCGCAGCAGGACCTTATTGATTCAAAAGCGATAGATAGCTTTTTAAACAAAAATTATCAAAACAGCTGTGTGTGGACCCAAAAAACAGTAAAAAGTGGCCTGTACGTACCAGGGGGACATTCTTTTTTGGCGCCACTGATAATCACTTTAATCGCTATTGTTCCGGAAAAAGAGGCACTCGTTACCACGATTGGAACAAAATTGATAGATACAAACCTCGATCAAGCAACCTCAGACGGCAAACTTATAATCGGCCAAACTACCGCTCAACAGTATAACCTCAAAGAACATGATCCAATAACAGTTCACATCATTGATAATCTAACTGTACATCAACACTACAACTACCACACGTACCATACTACTGTTGGCGGCATTTTCAAAACAGGCATTGAACAGCTTGACCTGCATACTTTTTTCTGTTCCTATGAAACCATAAATACTGTTTTTTCTGAAACAGTTGAAGCATCACAGATTGATCTTAAAATACAAAACAAAACTATGGTAGATACAATTCAAAAACAACTGATTCAAGCAACAGGACTTAGCATAAACCGCTGGGAAGAACAGTTTCCAGCGCTCATTGAGGCATTAAAATTAGAAAAAAAAGTAGGTTTTTGTATTGCATTTTTGATCATGTTAATGGCTATCATAAGCATTATTACACTTCTTTTTAGTTTTATTCAAGTCAAAAGTAAAGACATTGCGCTCTTAAAATCAGTAGGCACTAGCATCTCTTCCATTAGACTAATATTTGTCCTGATCGGCACAATAATCACCGCATCTGCTGGATTTATCGGCATAAGTGTCGGAATTGGCATTGGAACTTGTATAGATCGGTGGAAACTCATTACACTGCCTGATGCATACTATACATCACACTTGATTTTTATTGTTCCAACGTCAACGTTACTGATCTTTTATATTATAACGGTTTTGACCAGTATAGTTTTAAGTTGGTACATAACGCACATAATCAGTGCAGATGAAATAGGAACCAGTTTACGCTTTGAATGA